Proteins encoded in a region of the Ruegeria sp. AD91A genome:
- a CDS encoding peptide chain release factor 3: MLDTSNQPSLPPEIARRRTFAIISHPDAGKTTLTEKFLLYGGAIQMAGQVRAKGEARRTRSDFMQMEKDRGISVSASAMSFDYDTFRFNLVDTPGHSDFSEDTYRTLTAVDAAVMVIDGAKGVESQTQKLFEVCRLRDLPILTFCNKMDRESRDTFEIIDEIQEMLAIDVTPAAWPIGVGRDFIGCYDMLRDRLELMDRADRNKVAESIEINGLDDPKLAEHVPEHLLDKLLEEVEMARELLPALDPQAVLEGHMTPIWFGSAINSFGVKELMEGIGAYGPQPQVQSAEPRQISPDEKKVAGFVFKVQANMDPKHRDRVAFVRMASGHFKRGMKLTHVRSKKPMAISNPVMFLASDRELAEEAWAGDIIGIPNHGQLRIGDTLTEGEALRVTGIPSFAPELLQTVRPGDPMKAKHLEKALMQFAEEGAAKVFKPSIGSGFIVGVVGALQFEVLASRIEMEYGLPVRFEPSQFTSARWVSGEKTEVEKFVNANKQHIAHDHDGDIVYLTRLQWDIDRVVRDYPALNLTATKEMMT, from the coding sequence ATGCTTGATACCTCGAACCAACCCTCCCTGCCGCCCGAGATCGCCCGGCGCCGGACATTCGCCATCATCTCGCACCCGGATGCGGGCAAGACGACGCTGACGGAAAAGTTCCTGCTGTACGGGGGTGCGATTCAGATGGCCGGTCAGGTCCGTGCCAAAGGCGAAGCCCGGCGAACCCGGTCGGACTTTATGCAAATGGAGAAGGATCGCGGTATCTCGGTTTCCGCATCCGCAATGTCATTTGACTATGACACCTTCAGGTTCAATCTGGTGGATACGCCGGGTCACTCGGACTTTTCCGAGGATACCTATCGCACGCTGACCGCTGTGGATGCCGCCGTGATGGTGATCGACGGAGCGAAAGGTGTGGAAAGCCAGACGCAGAAACTGTTCGAGGTCTGCCGCCTGCGCGATCTGCCGATCCTGACCTTCTGCAACAAGATGGACCGCGAAAGCCGCGATACGTTCGAGATCATCGACGAAATTCAGGAAATGCTGGCCATCGACGTCACCCCTGCGGCATGGCCCATCGGCGTGGGCCGCGATTTTATCGGCTGCTACGACATGCTGCGCGACCGGCTTGAACTGATGGATCGCGCGGACCGCAACAAGGTGGCCGAAAGCATCGAGATCAATGGGCTGGACGACCCGAAACTGGCGGAACACGTGCCCGAGCATCTGCTGGACAAGCTGCTGGAAGAGGTCGAGATGGCCCGCGAATTGCTGCCCGCGCTTGACCCGCAGGCTGTGCTGGAAGGCCATATGACACCGATCTGGTTCGGTTCGGCCATCAACTCGTTTGGCGTCAAGGAACTGATGGAAGGCATCGGTGCCTATGGCCCGCAGCCACAGGTTCAGTCTGCCGAACCGCGCCAGATATCCCCCGACGAAAAGAAGGTCGCAGGGTTTGTCTTCAAAGTGCAGGCCAACATGGACCCCAAGCACCGCGACCGGGTGGCGTTTGTCCGCATGGCCAGCGGCCACTTCAAGCGAGGTATGAAACTGACCCATGTGCGGTCGAAAAAACCGATGGCGATCTCGAACCCTGTGATGTTCCTCGCCTCAGACCGGGAATTGGCGGAAGAGGCCTGGGCCGGAGATATCATCGGCATTCCCAACCACGGGCAACTGCGTATCGGCGACACCCTAACCGAAGGCGAAGCGCTGCGCGTGACCGGCATCCCCTCCTTCGCGCCGGAACTGTTGCAAACAGTGCGGCCCGGAGACCCGATGAAGGCCAAGCATCTGGAAAAAGCCCTGATGCAGTTCGCCGAAGAAGGCGCCGCCAAAGTGTTCAAACCCTCGATCGGCTCGGGTTTTATCGTGGGGGTCGTTGGTGCATTGCAGTTCGAAGTGCTCGCCAGCCGAATCGAGATGGAATACGGCCTGCCCGTGCGCTTTGAACCATCGCAGTTCACCTCGGCCCGATGGGTCAGTGGTGAAAAGACCGAGGTCGAAAAGTTCGTGAATGCCAACAAACAGCACATCGCCCATGACCATGACGGCGACATTGTCTATCTGACCCGCCTGCAATGGGATATCGACCGGGTCGTCCGCGATTATCCCGCGCTGAATCTGACCGCGACAAAAGAGATGATGACCTGA
- a CDS encoding nuclear transport factor 2 family protein translates to MNLKEIADELVAGCREDRAKENLSKLYAPDAVSVEGQDFQGMGRETKGLDAIRGKHEWWESAHEVSGASVSDPFPHGEDRFAVIFEVQGKVKETGEAFDMREVGVYHVADGKIVREEFFY, encoded by the coding sequence ATGAATTTGAAAGAGATTGCCGACGAACTGGTGGCCGGTTGCCGGGAAGACCGGGCAAAGGAAAACCTGTCCAAGCTGTATGCACCCGACGCCGTATCGGTCGAAGGGCAGGACTTTCAGGGAATGGGTCGGGAGACCAAAGGGCTCGACGCCATCCGTGGCAAACACGAGTGGTGGGAAAGCGCTCATGAGGTTTCTGGTGCGTCTGTCAGTGACCCGTTTCCCCATGGCGAAGACCGTTTTGCCGTGATTTTCGAAGTGCAGGGCAAGGTGAAGGAAACCGGCGAAGCGTTCGATATGCGCGAAGTGGGTGTCTATCACGTCGCCGACGGCAAGATCGTCCGGGAAGAGTTCTTTTACTGA
- a CDS encoding SDR family oxidoreductase, translating to MDLGIQAKRALVCASSKGLGLGCAEALAAAGVNLVMNARGSKALEAEAARLRSEHGVEVQTVACDVTTPDGQAQVIKAAQGVDILVTNAGGPPPGSWSDWERDDFIKALDSNMLTPIAFMKALLPEMMDKGWGRVVNITSQSVRAPIAVLGLSNAARTGLTGYVAGTSRQVAPHGVTINNLLPGIHATDRADSLDSGVAEQQGISIDEARANRAATIPVRRYGSRQEFGATCAFLCSQHAGFIVGQNILLDGGATNLTM from the coding sequence ATGGATCTGGGAATTCAAGCAAAACGCGCGCTGGTCTGTGCCAGCAGCAAGGGATTGGGTCTTGGGTGCGCCGAGGCGCTTGCTGCGGCTGGCGTAAACCTCGTGATGAACGCACGTGGTTCCAAGGCGTTGGAGGCTGAGGCCGCGCGCCTGCGGTCAGAGCACGGCGTTGAGGTGCAGACCGTGGCCTGTGACGTGACCACGCCCGACGGGCAAGCGCAGGTAATCAAAGCTGCACAGGGCGTTGATATTCTTGTGACAAATGCCGGTGGACCGCCGCCCGGATCGTGGTCGGACTGGGAGCGGGATGATTTCATCAAGGCGCTGGATAGCAACATGCTGACACCGATTGCATTCATGAAAGCGTTGCTTCCCGAAATGATGGACAAGGGATGGGGCCGGGTGGTCAACATAACCTCGCAATCCGTGCGTGCGCCGATTGCGGTTCTGGGCCTGTCAAATGCGGCGCGTACCGGTCTGACTGGCTATGTTGCCGGAACTTCGCGTCAGGTGGCGCCACACGGGGTGACCATCAACAACCTGCTGCCGGGTATTCATGCCACGGACCGGGCGGATTCTCTAGACAGCGGTGTGGCGGAACAACAGGGTATTTCGATCGACGAAGCACGCGCCAACCGTGCGGCGACAATCCCGGTCAGACGCTATGGTTCGCGGCAGGAATTTGGTGCCACCTGTGCGTTTCTCTGTTCGCAACATGCGGGCTTTATTGTCGGCCAGAACATCCTGCTGGACGGCGGTGCGACCAACCTGACGATGTGA